A single region of the Vicia villosa cultivar HV-30 ecotype Madison, WI linkage group LG4, Vvil1.0, whole genome shotgun sequence genome encodes:
- the LOC131596498 gene encoding cysteine proteinase mucunain-like produces the protein MGSTMNLFFLFISLTFTLSLALDMSIISYDKTHPDKSIQRTNDEVLTMYEEWLVKHGKNYNALGEKEKRFEIFKDNLGFIDEHNSKNLSFRLGLNRFADLTNEEYRTRFLGTRIDPNRRMKKVNSKSQTNRYATRVGDKLPESVDWRKEGAVVKVKDQGSCGSCWAFSAIAAVEGVNKLVTGDLISLSEQELVDCDTSYNEGCNGGLMDYAFEFIINNGGIDSDEDYPYRAVDGKCDQNRKNAKVVSIDDYEDVPSYDEGALQRAVANQVVAVAVEGGGREFQLYDSGVFTGRCGTALDHGVAAVGYGTENGKDYWIVRNSWGASWGEAGYIRLERNIASSKSGKCGIAIEASYPIKNGLNPPKPGPSPPSPVAPPSVCDSYYSCAEGATCCCIFEYGRSCFEWGCCPLESATCCDDHYSCCPQEYPVCDTYAGLCLKSKNNPLGVKSFKRTPAKPHFAFGGKNKMRSA, from the exons ATGGGTTCCACCATGaatctcttcttcctcttcatctCACTCACCTTCACTCTTTCACTAGCCTTAGACATGTCGATCATCTCCTACGACAAAACTCACCCCGATAAATCTATCCAAAGAACCAACGACGAAGTGTTGACTATGTACGAAGAGTGGTTAGTCAAACACGGTAAAAACTACAACGCTTTAGGCGAGAAAGAAAAGCGATTCGAGATCTTTAAGGATAATCTTGGCTTCATCGATGAACATAACAGTAAGAATTTGAGTTTTAGATTGGGGTTGAACCGGTTCGCCGATCTGACGAATGAAGAGTATCGAACCAGGTTTTTGGGAACCAGGATCGATCCGAACCGGAGGATGAAGAAGGTGAATTCGAAGTCACAGACCAATAGATACGCAACACGTGTCGGTGATAAATTGCCTGAATCCGTTGATTGGAGAAAGGAAGGTGCTGTTGTTAAAGTCAAAGATCAAGGAAGCTGTG GGAGTTGTTGGGCATTTTCTGCAATAGCAGCTGTAGAAGGAGTGAATAAGTTAGTGACAGGTGATCTAATTTCACTATCGGAACAAGAACTGGTGGACTGTGATACATCATATAATGAAGGATGCAATGGAGGACTTATGGACTATGCCTTTGAGTTCATCATCAATAATGGTGGCATTGACTCAGACGAGGATTACCCCTACCGTGCTGTTGACGGTAAATGTGATCAGAACAGG AAAAATGCTAAGGTTGTTTCAATTGATGACTATGAGGATGTTCCGTCTTATGATGAAGGTGCTTTACAAAGGGCTGTTGCAAATCAGGTTGTCGCTGTTGCCGTTGAAGGAGGTGGTAGGGAATTCCAGTTGTATGATTCT GGTGTGTTTACAGGAAGATGTGGAACAGCACTAGACCATGGTGTTGCAGCTGTTGGATACGGAACAGAAAACGGTAAAGATTATTGGATAGTTAGGAACTCATGGGGTGCAAGCTGGGGAGAAGCAGGTTACATCAGACTCGAACGTAATATTGCTTCAAGCAAATCAGGCAAGTGTGGAATTGCGATTGAGGCATCTTATCCAATCAAGAATGGTTTGAACCCCCCTAAGCCTGGTCCATCACCACCTTCACCCGTGGCACCACCATCTGTTTGCGACAGTTACTACAGCTGTGCCGAAGGTGCAACTTGTTGCTGTATTTTTGAGTATGGAAGATCTTGCTTTGAGTGGGGATGTTGCCCTCTCGAGTCTGCTACTTGCTGTGACGATCATTACAGTTGCTGCCCTCAGGAGTATCCCGTCTGTGACACTTATGCAGGACTTTGTCTTAAG AGCAAGAACAATCCATTAGGAGTGAAGTCATTCAAACGAACTCCTGCAAAGCCACACTTTGCCTTTGGAGGTAAGAACAAGATGCGCAGTGCTTAA
- the LOC131598591 gene encoding uncharacterized protein LOC131598591 has product MDMLSRAIQHDHSYGFKIFMITLVLKSSIEEKPEYVLPNFARVNFVPLDIEALYAMLENPMEEDHTPVSNVLSGEAIQAVEGSNDTKLKEVKVEPDVGDIDVVDSSKLNCAGGFLQNHIWWEKKISKSQKKGNQVMQFLAEVIQKALRPDQTSCILFDLETYDDYQCTIMKSKRPYVEMYIGQEWKKGAALARRKRKQIMKDKRSKRNRSNENTNNCNISFTNISNPANIHVRTPLSNITSAVLNDRNHNCNANPIGTVMSNAHRINVGVSHVVSSNLFRQFGVENRYYASSPISTLKTPTSALGSSKSSITLDHCSPQHLAASARQRRKTIMQQKANVSNILRSNIVNNSDGDVLNTSPLTLNSNTAPSGITSSLSNQRYKSIHPQTSGIVYSSKIQLNVGCIQSVTTNLFNTFSNIDYGGASSSTSHLPSTTHANISMADANISSTNANIECDESDEECLTDEYFSDSSCEFIKDNAEDDISSCSDDDQYYDPNSIQVNEPNSGYSDIGDPAIECAHCGALMWYQEKLDKRKHSAAPKFSLCCGNGKIVLPLLKPPPPLLKHLLFDNNDVDCQNYQQHCRLYNIMFAFTSPGMKFDNRFQTGRGPPNIRIQGQSCHRIGSMIPLPGQSPKFAQLYIYDTDNEIQHRIKGIGNNPNIVIGTVNKLKAMMDEFNTHAKSFRMAADRLKDSPVADLKLKLIADRKKDGRTYNQPTVSEVAALIVGDVDIGSKRDIILERQSGRLKRISEFHPSYLALQYPLLFPYGEDGFRLDVLHRETNARKKGKQNKLTIREWLAFRIQTRQHEAHTLLRSRRLFQQFLVDGFTMMESQRLNYIRKHQKKLRVSKYSNLSRPEETENTQGADKGKRVVLPSTYVGSRRYMEQLYFDGMAICSHIGFPDLFITFTCNPNWPEIGRLLKKINLQPHDRPDIISRVFKIKLDELLSDLTKKHVLGRVVAYIYTIEFQKRGLPHAHILLFMHPSSKYPTPDDINNIISAEIPSEDNDRQLYHLVKTHMIHGPCGLNQTVVDHDGYPMYRRRETGITVMKKNVVLDNRYVVPYNPFLLKKFQAHINMEWCNQGTSVKYLFKYINKGCDRITATIVDNDTDGNSIIRNVDEIKQYLDCRYVSPSEACWRIFSFPIHGRSPAVERLYFHLEGENPVYYTDHELIDEVLDKPSVKESMFTAWMEANKTYSEARNLTYSNFLTKFVYDKRYRRWRPRKRGHTIGRLIWVPPSTGELYYLRMMLTVVKGPTCYEDIKKVGGIIRDSFRDACFEMGFLNDDKEYVAAINEAKDWGSGHFLRKLFVTMLLSGTINRPRHVWEKTWRTLSDGILYQQRQATNRRDMQLSITELKNLTLIEIENMLQSNRRSLHEFKDMPYPDSYVTRHVGNRLIWDERSYNIHTEQQNFQNLFRALTDEQRSIFDTIMKAVEKQRGGVFFLHGYGGTGKTFMWRTLSSALRSQQKIVLTVASSGIASLLLPGGRTAHSKFKIPVPTLDNSTCNVDKNDEYSQLFEATDVIIWDEAPMSHKNCFEALDKTLKDVMTKYGLAKTIFGGKVVVFGGDFRQILPVVPRAGRSDIVHASICLSYVWDYCQVLTLTKNMRLQQGRDDTSSTELAEFSKWILNVGDGKLCEPNDGLVDIEIPQDLLISNFDDPIKAIVESTYPDLVHNFQDVGYLQGKAILASTIEVVDKINQYVLDMIPGEEKEYLSFDTIDRTNTSYTEAYEVLTPEFLSKLRTSGLPNHRIKLKVGTPIMLMRNLDQTDGLCNGTRLIVTRLANHVIEAKIMSGKNIGNIFYIPRMSMSPSESPWPFKLIRRQFPIIVSYAMTINKSQGQSLDNVGLYLPTPVFSHGQLYVAISRVTTKNGLKILIHDKDNAPCSTTTNVVYKEVFQALC; this is encoded by the exons ATGGACATGCTTTCACGTGCTATTCAACATGACCATAGTTATGGTTTCAAGATCttcatgataacattag TTTTGAAGAGCTCCATTGAAGAAAAACCAGAATATGTCCTCCCCAACTTTGCAAGGGTAAA TTTTGTTCCACTTGACATTGAAGCACTTTATGCCATGCTTGAGAATCCAATGGAAGAAGATCACACTCCTGTGAGTAATGTTTTATCTGGAGAGGCTATTCAGGCTGTTGAAGGGAGCAATGATACAAAACTGAAGGAAGTTAAAGTTGAGCCAGATGTTGGAGATATTGATGTTGTAGATTCTTCTAAGCTCAATTGTGCAGGTGGATTTTTGCAGAATCACATCTGGTGGGAGAAAAAGATATCTAAATCCCAGAAGAAAGGCAATCAAGTTATG CAATTTCTAGCAGAAGTGATCCAAAAGGCTCTTCGTCCGGATCAAACATCGTGCATTTTGTTTGATCTCGAGACGTATGACGATTATCAATGTACAATCATGAAATCAAAAAGGCCTTATGTGGAAATGTATATTGGACAAGAATG GAAAAAAGGTGCGGCCTTGGCAAGACGGAAAAGGAAGCAAATTATGAAAGATAAAAGATCGAAAAGGAACAGATCTAATGAAAATACAAACAACTGCAACATATCTTTTACCAACATCAGTAATCCTGCTAACATTCATGTCAGAACACCTCTATCCAATATCACCTCTGCAGTTTTGAATGATAGGAACCATAATTGCAATGCAAATCCAATTGGAACGGTTATGTCAAATGCACATAGAATCAACGTGGGTGTGAGTCATGTTGTGTCatcaaatctttttaggcaatTCGGTGTTGAGAATCGGTATTATGCCTCTTCACCAATATCTACTCTCAAGACACCAACATCTGCATTAGGCAGCTCCAAATCATCCATTACTCTTGATCATTGCTCCCCACAACATCTTGCTGCGTCTGCAAGGCAGAGAAGGAAGACAATTATGCAACAAAAGGCTAATGTGTCAAATATACTGCGCAGCAATATTGTTAACAACTCTGATGGTGATGTGTTGAACACTTCTCCACTCACTTTGAATTCAAATACTGCCCCAAGTGGTATAACCTCCTCATTGTCTAATCAAAGGTACAAAAGTATACATCCACAAACAAGTGGAATTGTTTATTCATCTAAAATACAGTTGAATGTGGGTTGCATTCAGTCGGTGACAACCAATCTTTTCAATACCTTTTCAAACATTGATTATGGAGGTGCCTCTTCATCCACAAGTCATTTACCATCTACTACACATGCAAACATTTCTATGGCAGATGCTAACATTTCTTCAACAAATGCTAACATTGAATGTGATGAGTCTGATGAAGAATGTTTAACCGATGAATATTTCAGCGATAGTTCATGCGAATTCATAAAGGATAACGCTGAGGATGACATATCTTCATGTTCAGATGACGATCAATACTATGATCCTAATTCTATACAAGTGAATGAACCAAATTCTG GTTATTCAGACATCGGTGATCCTGCAATTGAATGTGCACATTGCGGAGCACTTATGTGGTATCAAGAAAAGTTGGACAAACGAAAACATAGTGCAGCTCCAAAGTTTAGTTTATGTTGTGGAAATGGGAAAATTGTGTTACCACTTTTGAAACCACCACCACCATTACTCAAACATTTGTTGTTTGATAATAATGATGTAGACTGTCAAAATTACCAGCAGCATTGCAGATTATACAACATTATGTTTGCCTTTACTTCTCCTGGAATGAAGTTTGACAATAGATTCCAAACCGGTAGAGGACCACCTAACATAAGAATACAAGGACAGTCTTGCCATAGAATTGGCAGCATGATACCTTTGCCTGGACAATCACCGAAGTTTGCGCAGCTCTATATTTACGACACTGACAATGAGATTCAACATAGAATTAAAGGAATAGG TAACAATCCCAATATTGTTATAGGAACTGTCAACAAATTGAAAGCTATGATGGATGAGTTCAACACACATGCTAAATCATTTAGAATGGCTGCAGATAGATTAAAGGATTCTCCTGTGGCTGATCTAAAGTTGAAGTTAATAGCTGATAGGAAAAAGGATGGAAGAACATACAACCAACCAACTGTTTCTGAGGTCGCTGCACTTATCGTTGGTGATGTTGATATAGGCTCTAAAAGGGATATTATTCTTGAAAGACAGAGCGGAAGATTGAAAAGAATAAGTGAGTTTCATCCAAGTTATCTTGCGTTACAATATCCACTTTTGTTTCCATACGGGGAAGATGGTTTTAGACTTGATGTTCTACACAGAGAAACAAATGCAAGAAAAAAAGGTAAGCAAAATAAGCTTACCATTAGAGAATGGCTTGCTTTTAGGATTCAAACCCGTCAACATGAAGCTCATACACTTTTGAGGTCAAGGAGGCTGTTTCAACAATTTTTGGTCGATGGATTTACTATGATGGAGTCCCAAAGATTGAATTATATCCGCAAGCATCAAAAAAAACTGCGAGTGTCAAAGTACTCCAATTTGTCACGTCCCGAAGAAACGGAAAACACTCAAGGTGCAGACAAAGGTAAGAGAGTAGTTTTACCTTCAACGTATGTTGGAAGTCGGAGATACATGGAACAATTGTATTTTGATGGGATGGCAATATGCAGTCATATTGGTTTTCCGGATCTTTTTATCACTTTTACCTGTAATCCAAATTGGCCAGAAATTGGAAGgttacttaaaaaaattaatctGCAACCTCATGATCGTCCAGATATTATATCAAGGGTGTTTAAAATCAAGTTAGATGAGCTATTGTCAGATCTAACAAAGAAGCATGTCTTAGGTAGAGTGGTTGCAT ATATATACACAATTGAGTTCCAAAAGCGGGGATTACCACATGCACATATTCTACTCTTCATGCATCCCTCGAGCAAGTATCCCACTCCAGATGACATAAACAATATAATTTCAGCAGAGATACCATCTGAAGATAATGATAGACAGTTGTATCATTTGGTCAAGACACATATGATTCATGGGCCATGTGGTTTA AATCAAACAGTTGTTGATCATGATGGCTATCCTATGTACAGAAGAAGGGAAACTGGAATTACAGTGATGAAGAAGAATGTGGTTCTCGATAACAGGTACGTTGTTCCTTATAACCCATTTCTGTTGAAGAAATTTCAGGCTCACATCAATATGGAGTGGTGTAACCAGGGTACTTCGGTTAAGTATTTATTCAAGTATATTAACAAGGGGTGTGACAGAATTACCGCAACTATTGTCGATAATGACACAGACGGAAATTCTATTATTAGAAATGTTGACGAAATCAAGCAATATCTTGATTGTCGATATGTATCCCCAAGTGAAGCGTGTTGGAGGATCTTTTCATTTCCTATTCATGGCAGATCTCCTGCAGTTGAAAGGTTATATTTTCATCTTGAGGGCGAAAATCCGGTTTACTATACTGATCACGAACTTATAGATGAAGTTCTCGACAAACCGAGTGTGAAAGAATCAATGTTTACCGCTTGGATGGAAGCAAACAAGACATATTCAGAGGCGAGAAATCTGACATACTCTAATTTTCTGACCAAGTTTGTTTATGATAAAAGATACCGACGATGGAGACCACGTAAGAGAGGCCATACAATTGGAAGATTAATTTGGGTTCCTCCAAGTACCGGTGAGCTGTATTACCTAAGAATGATGCTTACAGTTGTCAAGGGGCCGACATGTTATGAGGATATTAAAAAAGTGGGTGGAATAATTCGGGATAGTTTTCGGGACGCATGCTTCGAAATGGGCTTTCTTAATGATGACAAGGAGTATGTTGCAGCCATAAATGAGGCGAAGGATTGGGGTTCTGGACATTTTCTGAGAAAGTTATTTGTCACAATGCTACTGTCCGGAACAATTAACAGACCACGTCATGTTTGGGAAAAAACTTGGAGGACGTTATCCGATGGTATTctttatcaacaaagacaagcaaCAAATAGAAGAG ATATGCAGTTGTCAATAACTGAGTTGAAGAATTtgacactcattgagattgaaAATATGTTGCAATCAAATAGAAGAAGTTTGCATGAATTTAAAGACATGCCATATCCAGATTCATATGTCACACGACACGTGGGAAATAGACTGATTTGGGACGAACGTAGTTACAATATCCACACAGAACAACAAAATTTCCAGAATCTGTTTCGCGCTCTTACAG ACGAACAACGTTCAATATTTGATACAATTATGAAAGCTGTAGAGAAGCAGAGAGGAGGGGTATTTTTCCTACATGGTTATGGAGGGACCGGTAAAACTTTCATGTGGAGAACATTGTCAAGTGCACTCCGGTCACAACAAAAAATTGTCCTTACCGTTGCTTCAAGTGGCATAGCTTCTTTATTATTGCCAGGTGGAAGAACTGCTCATTCTAAGTTTAAAATACCAGTCCCAACACTTGACAACTCCACTTGCAATGTTGACAAGAACGACGAATATTCCCAGTTATTCGAAGCAACCGATGTAATAATATGGGATGAAGCACCTATGTCTCATAAGAACTGCTTTGAGGCATTGGATAAGACACTCAAAGATGTCATGACCAAATACGGTCTTGCAAAAACAATCTTTGGTGGGAAAGTTGTTGTTTTTGGAGGAGATTTTCGTCAGATACTTCCTGTTGTTCCAAGAGCGGGGCGTTCTGATATTGTCCATGCATCCATATGCTTATCATATGTGTGGGACTATTGTCAAGTGCTAACACTGACAAAGAATATGAGGCTGCAGCAGGGAAGAGATGATACAAGTTCTACTGAACTAGCAGAATTTTCAAAATGGATCTTAAATGTTGGGGATGGTAAGCTATGTGAACCAAATGATGGCTTGGTTGATATTGAAATTCCTCAAGACTTATTGATATCCAATTTTGATGATCCTATAAAAGCTATTGTTGAAAGCACATACCCCGATTTGGTTCACAATTTTCAAGATGTTGGATACTTACAAGGAAAAGCTATTCTTGCATCAACCATTGAAGTTGTGGATAAAATCAATCAATATGTACTAGACATGATACCAG GTGAAGAAAAAGAGTATCTAAGCTTTGATACAATTGATAGAACCAACACAAGTTATACTGAAGCTTATGAAGTTCTAACTCCAGAATTTCTTAGTAAACTAAGAACATCCGGCCTTCCAAATCATAGGATCAAATTGAAAGTCGGTACCCCTATCATGCTAATGAGAAATTTGGATCAAACAGATGGATTGTGCAATGGAACAAGGTTAATTGTTACAAGGTTAGCAAATCACGTCATTGAGGCTAAGATTATGTCAGGAAAGAACATAGGTAACATCTTTTACATTCCTCGAATGTCTATGTCACCATCTGAGTCACCGTGGCCATTTAAGTTGATTAGGAGACAATTTCCAATCATTGTCTCTTATGCAATGACAATTAATAAGTCTCAAGGTCAATCGCTTGATAATGTCGGGTTGTATTTGCCTACACCAGTTTTTAGTCATGGTCAATTGTATGTTGCAATTTCAAGAGTTACAACCAAAAATGGTCTTAAAATCTTAATACATGACAAGGACAATGCACCGTGTTCGACCACTACGAATGTGGTATACAAGGAAGTCTTCCAAGCCCTTTGTTAG
- the LOC131594145 gene encoding uncharacterized protein LOC131594145 yields MARPIEAVRDINESKDLWKIAVRCKHIWSVTSASKKEHIEMILVDSKGDMIQVIVPPFLVSKYKDELAAGCAYIMQNFKVSNNDFSFKSTNHSFKLIFCGSTSVKKAELPDISVSYLNILGLDAIVEGKFQSNILVDILGGITEISQTQINADNNKSKVVFSITDNSKTEVQCTLWGQLALQLHEYYTTHKEVGNIVVLLINARIKEAQGGFPLNISNAWNGTKLVINDFTIDEVSKLNESLKAEFSLLSSSSMQMDATQSSHYSEFDKFVWKAEIMSLAEITSLQHETICVTVATLEKFEAGQSGWYYDGCVDCTKSVSLKDGKLICYAKHISAEPVPRYKLEIMAVDGKYKSRFIFWDGDCVSLIGKSALQMKNDLIEAGEDNPLEFPYALDAILKKELAIRAVFQPNKGRLSVISFKTDEDIRKKIRASFSSEEPTSKLLTPEPSSQDEPICVDEPLSASADYDPAVGNTTLTPSKRTLNDAVEDLESSQLSSTKLIKDIKKEK; encoded by the exons ATGGCTCGCCCTATTGAAGCTGTGAGGGATATCAATGAGTCCAAAGATTTATGGAAGATCGCTGTTAGGTGCAAACATATATGGTCTGTGACGAGTGCTTCAAAAAAGGAACATATTGAGATGATTTTGGTTGATTCTAAG ggaGATATGATTCAAGTCATCGTTCCACCCTTCTTGGTATCGAAATACAAGGATGAACTCGCTGCTGGATGTGCATACATAATGCAGAATTTCAAAGTCTCCAACAATGATTTCTCTTTTAAGTCCACTAATCATAGTTTCAAATTGATATTTTGTGGGTCAACTTCGGTTAAGAAGGCTGAACTCCCTGATATTAGTGTGAGTTACCTGAATATACTTGGATTGGATGCTATTGTTGAGGGAAAATTTCAGTCCAATATTTTGGTTG ATATTCTTGGGGGAATAACCGAGATCTCTCAAACTCAAATCAATGCTGATAACAACAAGAGCAAAGTTGTTTTTTCAATTACTGATAATAG CAAAACTGAAGTGCAATGTACTTTGTGGGGTCAACTTGCACTACAACTTCACGAGTATTATACAACTCATAAGGAAGTAGGCAATATTGTTGTCCTGCTCATTAATGCAAGAATTAAGGAGGCTCAAG GAGGGTTTCCTTTGAACATATCAAACGCTTGGAACGGGACCAAGTTGGTGATAAATGACTTTACCATTGATGAAGTTAGCAAACTCAATGAGAG CCTGAAAGCTGAATTTTCATTGTTATCTTCATCAAGTATGCAAATGGACGCAACGCAAAGCTCGCATTATTCAGAGTTTGATAAGTTTGTGTGGAAGGCTGAAATTATGAGTCTTGCTGAAATAACCTCTCTGCAGCAT GAGACTATATGTGTTACTGTTGCGACTTTAGAAAAATTTGAGGCTGGCCAGTCAGGGTGGTACTATGATGGATGTGTCGATTGCACAAAAAGTGTGTCTCTGAAGGATGGTAAACTGATTTGTTATGCCAAACACATAAGTGCTGAGCCGGTACCAAG GTATAAACTCGAAATTATGGCTGTTGATGGTAAATATAAGTCCAGGTTCATTTTTTGGGACGGAGATTGCGTCAGCTTGATTGGAAAGTCTGCTCTTCAAATGAAAAATGATTTAATAGAG GCCGGTGAAGATAATCCGCTTGAATTCCCTTATGCACTTGATGCAATATTAAAGAAGGAATTGGCTATTAGAGCTGTTTTTCAGCCTAACAAAGGGAGACTTTCTGTCATTAGCTTCAAAACTGATGAAGATATTCGTAAGAAAATTAGGGCGAGTTTCAGCTCTGAAGAG CCCACGTCAAAGCTTCTAACACCAGAACCTTCGTCACAAGATGAACCAATATGTGTTGAT GAACCTTTGTCCGCATCCGCTGATTATGACCCAGCAGTTGGAAATACAACCCTGACTCCATCAAAGAGGACTTTAAATGATGCAGtagaagatcttgagagcagccAACTTTCCTCAACCAAGTTGATTAAGGATatcaaaaaggaaaaataa